A region of uncultured Desulfobacter sp. DNA encodes the following proteins:
- the tdh gene encoding L-threonine 3-dehydrogenase → MTPSIPGTMKALVKARPEEGLWLEEIPVPEIRHNEVLIKILKTAICGTDVHIYNWDPWAQKNIPVPMHIGHEFVGEIVAVGSHVKKCSPGDLVSGEGHIICGHCRNCLAGRRHLCRDTKGVGVNRPGAFAQYLAIPITNVWFCDEKIPLDVLACFDPLGNAVHTALTFDVLGEDVLITGAGPIGCMAAAIAKHAGARNIVVTDLNEFRLGLAEKAGATRIVNPAKESLGKVQRELGMKEGFDVAMEMSGSPAALDSILDNMFHGGKIALLGIVPDQIPMDWNKVVFNMLTIKGIYGRQMFETWYKMTAMVQSGLDISPLITHRFHYTDFQKGFDAMRSGKSGKVILDWD, encoded by the coding sequence ATGACACCATCCATTCCTGGTACCATGAAAGCTCTGGTGAAAGCCCGGCCGGAAGAAGGACTCTGGCTGGAGGAGATACCTGTTCCCGAGATACGCCACAACGAAGTGCTTATTAAAATTTTAAAAACAGCCATCTGCGGCACGGATGTGCATATTTACAACTGGGATCCATGGGCCCAGAAAAATATTCCCGTACCCATGCACATCGGGCACGAATTTGTGGGCGAAATCGTTGCGGTGGGCTCCCATGTGAAAAAATGCAGCCCCGGGGATCTGGTTTCCGGGGAGGGCCATATTATCTGCGGCCATTGCAGAAACTGCCTTGCCGGGCGTCGTCATCTTTGCCGGGACACAAAGGGCGTGGGCGTCAACAGACCCGGTGCCTTTGCCCAGTACCTGGCCATTCCGATCACCAATGTGTGGTTTTGTGATGAAAAAATTCCCTTGGACGTTCTTGCCTGTTTTGATCCTCTGGGAAATGCGGTTCATACGGCTTTAACTTTTGACGTTCTTGGCGAAGATGTGCTGATCACCGGTGCCGGTCCCATAGGATGCATGGCTGCCGCCATCGCAAAACATGCTGGCGCCAGAAATATTGTGGTGACGGATCTTAACGAGTTTCGCCTGGGGCTTGCCGAAAAAGCAGGTGCCACCCGGATCGTTAATCCGGCAAAGGAAAGCCTTGGCAAAGTTCAAAGGGAACTTGGGATGAAAGAGGGGTTTGACGTGGCCATGGAAATGTCCGGAAGCCCTGCAGCCCTTGATTCCATACTGGATAACATGTTCCATGGCGGAAAAATTGCGCTTCTGGGTATCGTGCCGGATCAGATTCCCATGGACTGGAACAAGGTTGTCTTTAACATGCTCACCATCAAGGGAATATATGGCCGGCAGATGTTTGAAACCTGGTATAAAATGACTGCCATGGTTCAAAGCGGCCTTGATATTTCCCCTTTGATTACCCACCGATTTCATTACACAGATTTTCAAAAGGGTTTTGATGCCATGAGATCTGGAAAATCAGGAAAAGTAATACTGGATTGGGACTAA
- a CDS encoding aminotransferase class I/II-fold pyridoxal phosphate-dependent enzyme, translated as MTTDKLDKSLQTELAALAAEGRAKAPERIITEFIPPKNDSGPRYRLEGSDKAYIRLNSNSYLSLSSHPELIQAADKATRKFGVGPGAVRFIDGTFSYHAALEKRIAEFIGKPCAKIFNSAYTANCGLALSISSSKTHWIGDQLNHNSIIRAMRISNIPSANKGIFKHNDMEDLKRCLDGVSPDMERVVVIFDGIFSMRGDFAPIDEIINICKPYDDKFKDGVITVVDDSHGIGAYGATGRGTSEHTGVQPDVIIGTFGKAFGVNGGFISASDTIIEAVRQKADTYIYTNPLSVADCAAALAAIDICDSDQGLDLLDHLGTVTTAFRDGLKSIGLESIEGPHPVVPLMVRDTSQTHELVNYLYENGVLVVGLTFPVVPKGDETIRFQINACHTHADIGYVLGLIKSFY; from the coding sequence ATGACAACAGACAAATTGGACAAAAGCCTTCAAACAGAGCTTGCCGCTCTGGCCGCTGAAGGCCGGGCAAAAGCCCCGGAAAGAATAATCACTGAATTTATCCCGCCAAAAAACGATTCAGGCCCGAGATACAGGCTTGAAGGCTCCGACAAAGCATACATCCGGCTGAATTCAAACTCCTATCTGTCTTTATCTTCCCATCCGGAACTTATCCAGGCGGCGGACAAAGCAACCCGAAAGTTTGGTGTGGGGCCAGGTGCGGTAAGATTTATAGACGGGACATTCAGTTACCACGCGGCATTGGAAAAACGAATTGCCGAATTCATCGGCAAGCCCTGTGCAAAAATTTTTAACTCGGCCTATACTGCCAACTGTGGTCTGGCACTGTCCATCTCCAGTTCCAAGACACACTGGATCGGGGATCAGCTCAATCACAATTCCATTATCAGGGCCATGCGTATTTCAAATATACCTTCCGCCAACAAGGGTATTTTTAAACACAATGACATGGAAGATCTGAAACGCTGCCTTGACGGGGTGAGTCCGGATATGGAACGTGTTGTGGTTATCTTTGATGGCATTTTTTCCATGCGCGGTGATTTTGCCCCCATTGACGAAATCATCAACATCTGTAAACCCTATGACGATAAGTTCAAGGATGGGGTTATAACAGTTGTGGACGATTCACACGGCATCGGGGCCTATGGTGCAACCGGTCGGGGGACCAGCGAACATACAGGCGTCCAGCCCGATGTTATTATCGGTACTTTCGGCAAAGCCTTCGGGGTTAACGGCGGGTTTATTTCGGCAAGTGATACCATTATAGAAGCGGTGCGGCAAAAGGCAGACACCTATATATATACAAATCCTTTAAGCGTTGCAGATTGTGCAGCTGCCCTGGCCGCCATTGATATCTGTGACAGTGACCAGGGGCTGGACCTTCTGGATCATTTGGGTACAGTAACCACAGCCTTCCGCGACGGTCTTAAGAGCATAGGGCTTGAATCCATCGAAGGCCCCCATCCCGTGGTGCCTCTTATGGTCAGGGATACCAGCCAAACCCATGAGCTGGTGAATTATCTTTACGAAAATGGTGTGCTGGTGGTGGGCTTAACCTTTCCGGTTGTTCCCAAGGGGGATGAAACCATTCGGTTTCAGATCAATGCCTGTCACACCCATGCTGATATTGGGTATGTCCTGGGATTGATTAAGTCTTTTTATTGA
- a CDS encoding YdiU family protein, producing the protein MKNSTLVSILKAGFEHSYADLSKKFYEPSMPHPVPEPVLQKYNLELGRELGFNFTEKTPELTDCLAGNLIFADANPIAMAYAGHQFGNFVPQLGDGRAILLGEKTAPNGKRFDVQLKGCGRTRFSRGGDGRSPLGPVIREYIVSEAMHALGVPTTRALAIVSTKEQILREDGVHPGGVMTRVASGFVRVGSFEYFAARSDEAAIRNLTDYVIARHHPELIEKKDRYRHFFSAVAKKQAQLIAKWMQLGFIHGVMNTDNTSVSGETIDYGPCAFMDYYDPNMVFSSIDTMGRYRYANQGAVMKWNLHCLGISLQSLLGKTEEEITDVINDVLASFNKEFLYAQRVGMLKKMGIENPEDQDSSLLGELLALMQAQKADFTLTFRYLADHTGQNSNITPRFQALFKSQDGVEAWLKTWRQRLEKENAPEVIQEKMNRVNPLFIPRNHRIHEAIKNAETSNDFTQVHILTTLYKNPYTEQPDFSDYAQAPAGKERITRTFCGT; encoded by the coding sequence ATGAAAAATTCAACACTAGTGTCAATCCTTAAAGCCGGATTTGAACACAGCTATGCCGATCTTTCCAAAAAATTTTATGAACCAAGTATGCCCCATCCCGTTCCTGAACCGGTACTGCAAAAATACAACCTTGAACTGGGCCGGGAACTGGGTTTTAACTTTACTGAAAAAACGCCTGAACTCACAGATTGTCTCGCGGGCAATCTTATTTTTGCAGACGCCAATCCCATTGCCATGGCCTATGCCGGGCACCAGTTCGGCAACTTTGTTCCCCAGCTTGGTGATGGCCGGGCCATTCTGCTTGGGGAAAAAACAGCCCCGAACGGCAAACGATTTGATGTACAGCTAAAAGGTTGCGGCAGGACCCGGTTTTCACGCGGCGGAGACGGCAGGTCTCCTTTAGGTCCCGTGATCCGTGAATATATTGTCAGTGAAGCCATGCATGCCTTAGGTGTGCCCACTACAAGGGCCCTGGCAATTGTTTCCACCAAAGAACAGATTCTGCGTGAGGACGGTGTCCATCCCGGAGGGGTCATGACCAGAGTCGCATCGGGCTTTGTCCGGGTGGGCAGTTTCGAGTATTTTGCCGCCCGCAGCGATGAGGCGGCAATACGCAATCTTACCGATTACGTAATCGCCCGCCACCATCCTGAACTTATTGAAAAAAAAGACAGATACAGGCATTTTTTTTCAGCAGTTGCCAAAAAACAGGCCCAACTTATAGCCAAATGGATGCAGCTCGGATTTATTCACGGTGTCATGAACACGGACAATACCTCAGTTTCTGGGGAGACCATTGACTACGGTCCTTGTGCCTTTATGGATTATTATGACCCCAATATGGTCTTCAGCTCCATTGACACCATGGGAAGGTACCGGTATGCCAATCAGGGCGCTGTAATGAAATGGAACCTGCACTGTCTTGGCATTTCCCTACAATCCCTTTTGGGAAAAACCGAGGAGGAGATAACTGATGTGATTAATGATGTATTGGCCTCTTTTAATAAGGAATTTCTTTATGCCCAACGGGTTGGAATGCTCAAAAAAATGGGGATAGAAAACCCCGAAGACCAGGATTCTTCTCTGCTTGGTGAACTGCTTGCCCTTATGCAGGCTCAAAAAGCCGATTTCACACTGACATTTCGCTATCTGGCAGATCATACCGGACAAAATTCGAACATCACGCCCCGATTCCAGGCTCTTTTCAAATCACAGGATGGGGTTGAAGCCTGGCTTAAAACATGGCGCCAGCGGCTGGAAAAAGAGAATGCTCCTGAAGTCATCCAGGAAAAAATGAACCGGGTCAATCCGCTTTTCATTCCAAGAAACCACCGGATTCACGAGGCAATCAAGAACGCGGAAACAAGTAATGATTTCACCCAGGTACATATTCTGACAACGCTTTATAAAAATCCTTATACCGAACAGCCTGATTTTTCCGATTATGCCCAGGCCCCTGCAGGCAAAGAACGGATAACCCGAACTTTTTGCGGAACCTGA
- a CDS encoding YchJ family protein — MEDCPCGSTLAYAQCCEPVITGTQPARTAQQLMRARYTAYTNADTDFIFNSTHPDHREGYDHAGTKSWAQNSEWLGLEIVATEAGCSEDQEGTVEFIATYRTNGVVQKHHEIGRFLKQDNIWMFNTGDMVKPKPVVSTKIGRNEPCPCGSGRKYKKCCGK, encoded by the coding sequence ATGGAAGACTGCCCTTGCGGAAGCACACTTGCCTATGCCCAATGCTGCGAACCGGTCATTACCGGAACCCAGCCTGCCCGTACTGCACAACAGCTCATGCGGGCCCGTTATACCGCCTATACCAACGCTGATACGGATTTTATTTTTAATAGCACCCATCCGGATCACCGGGAAGGATACGACCATGCCGGTACAAAATCATGGGCCCAGAACTCCGAATGGCTGGGGCTTGAAATTGTTGCCACAGAAGCCGGCTGTTCCGAAGACCAGGAAGGTACGGTTGAATTCATAGCCACGTACCGGACTAATGGTGTTGTTCAAAAACATCATGAAATCGGCCGGTTTTTAAAACAGGACAATATCTGGATGTTCAATACTGGTGATATGGTGAAACCCAAACCTGTTGTTTCCACCAAGATTGGCCGTAATGAACCCTGCCCCTGCGGAAGTGGTCGGAAATACAAGAAGTGTTGCGGTAAATAG
- a CDS encoding cytoplasmic protein, producing the protein MEKTVLFAFRGDPLCFVHVLLNALDLKERGQEGLIVLEGESVKLVGPMAESGHFLNPLYIKAKEAGLIYGACKACATKLKALDPIEKQGIPLVGEMANHPSMGAFIEKGYRVITF; encoded by the coding sequence ATGGAAAAAACCGTTTTGTTTGCATTCCGGGGAGACCCTTTATGCTTTGTCCACGTGCTGCTTAACGCCCTTGATTTAAAAGAACGGGGCCAGGAAGGACTCATAGTTTTGGAAGGAGAATCCGTAAAACTTGTGGGACCCATGGCCGAATCCGGCCATTTTTTAAACCCCCTTTACATAAAAGCCAAAGAGGCAGGCCTGATTTACGGCGCCTGCAAGGCCTGTGCAACCAAACTCAAAGCCCTTGATCCCATTGAAAAACAGGGAATCCCTCTGGTTGGGGAGATGGCCAACCACCCGTCCATGGGCGCATTTATCGAAAAAGGATACAGGGTCATTACATTTTAG
- a CDS encoding diguanylate cyclase → MDSNKNKTILVIGDTAENLDTVSAILKDYDVIPCTSGTDALDIVKNEQINLILLDILMPEMDGYTVCTKLKQDPDTREIPIIFMTSQTGEENIETAYELGGTDYVTKPFKPRELLARVRVQLHVQEMIRKLDMLETRDVLTGIFNRRKFFELGVTLFNASGKELYALILDIDHLKKINDQYGHHAGDIVLKTITGVIKKVLPPDAIFGRIGGEEFSVMYTSQTHEQAMDIVSGILKAVAQARITLNDGSTISCTISIGIGRKYSEFTSLDSLLKEADLTLFEAKESRQNTSILRDR, encoded by the coding sequence ATGGACAGCAATAAAAACAAAACCATCCTTGTGATAGGCGATACAGCAGAAAATCTGGATACGGTTTCGGCTATTCTTAAGGATTATGACGTAATTCCATGCACATCAGGGACTGATGCCCTGGATATTGTCAAAAATGAACAGATTAATTTGATCCTGCTGGATATTCTTATGCCTGAAATGGATGGGTATACTGTCTGTACAAAACTTAAACAGGATCCTGACACACGGGAAATCCCCATCATTTTCATGACCAGTCAAACCGGGGAGGAAAACATTGAAACGGCATATGAGCTTGGCGGGACCGACTATGTCACCAAACCATTCAAACCCAGGGAGCTGCTGGCCAGGGTCAGGGTTCAGCTTCATGTGCAGGAAATGATCCGGAAACTTGATATGTTGGAGACCAGAGATGTTTTGACCGGGATATTCAACCGAAGAAAATTTTTTGAACTTGGTGTGACCCTGTTCAATGCATCAGGCAAAGAATTATATGCCCTGATACTGGATATTGACCACTTAAAAAAAATCAACGATCAGTACGGACATCATGCGGGTGATATCGTTTTGAAAACAATCACCGGCGTCATCAAAAAAGTTTTACCCCCGGATGCAATATTCGGGCGCATCGGCGGTGAGGAGTTCTCTGTCATGTATACCTCACAGACCCACGAACAGGCCATGGATATTGTTTCTGGTATCTTGAAAGCCGTTGCCCAGGCACGAATCACCCTGAATGATGGCTCGACTATATCCTGTACGATCTCCATTGGCATCGGACGGAAATATTCTGAATTCACTTCTTTGGACAGTCTGTTAAAAGAGGCGGATCTGACCCTTTTTGAGGCAAAGGAGAGCAGACAAAATACCAGCATTTTAAGGGACAGGTAG
- a CDS encoding OmpA family protein — translation MKFSSIKRFAFVLGALFLFGCYAQQPAKPIAGFTPVPFDSDRYASSVDNFLIVLDASSSMGKTYGGNSKFALARELVNRMNQILPEREQNAGLRSFGHDAAVSDKATLLFYGMSPYSTTALKEKLDMISMAGGTSPMSMALAEAGQDLNGVYGKTAVVIISDGQAENGLESPVTLAAAKTLKEQLGSGLCVYTVFVGDDAGGRVLMEEMTKTANCGFATTGDKLMTDGGMTQFVKDVFLVEKPMVAAPKEPMAAPAMAEAGVWVIDEAYFDFDKTVVKPGAYAYLDQIVEFLKAEPQAAVTIEGHTDNAGSLEYNNTLSLERAQAVKSYLTDRDIDEHRLSCKGSGYSKPVASNNTSKGRALNRRVEIHRVK, via the coding sequence ATGAAATTTTCCAGTATTAAACGCTTTGCCTTCGTCCTGGGGGCGTTATTTCTGTTCGGGTGCTATGCCCAGCAGCCGGCCAAGCCCATTGCAGGGTTTACGCCGGTCCCGTTTGATTCAGACCGGTATGCCTCTTCAGTTGATAATTTTCTGATTGTCCTGGATGCATCCAGTTCAATGGGAAAGACCTATGGCGGGAACAGCAAATTTGCCCTTGCCCGGGAACTTGTGAACCGCATGAATCAGATCCTGCCGGAGCGGGAACAGAACGCTGGGCTTCGGTCCTTTGGGCACGACGCGGCGGTGTCGGACAAGGCAACACTGCTTTTTTACGGCATGTCACCCTATTCGACTACCGCACTGAAAGAAAAGCTGGACATGATTTCAATGGCCGGCGGTACAAGTCCCATGTCCATGGCATTGGCCGAAGCTGGCCAGGATCTCAACGGGGTTTACGGAAAAACAGCCGTGGTCATCATCAGTGACGGCCAAGCGGAAAACGGCCTGGAATCTCCCGTAACCCTGGCAGCGGCAAAGACGCTGAAAGAACAACTGGGGTCAGGCTTATGCGTCTATACCGTCTTTGTGGGCGATGATGCGGGCGGCAGGGTCCTCATGGAAGAGATGACCAAGACCGCTAACTGCGGGTTTGCCACCACCGGGGATAAACTGATGACCGACGGCGGCATGACCCAGTTTGTCAAGGATGTTTTCCTTGTGGAGAAACCCATGGTCGCTGCCCCCAAAGAACCCATGGCAGCACCTGCCATGGCTGAAGCCGGTGTCTGGGTAATTGATGAAGCCTATTTTGATTTTGATAAAACCGTGGTCAAGCCCGGCGCCTATGCCTATCTGGACCAGATTGTCGAATTTCTGAAAGCCGAGCCCCAGGCCGCTGTCACAATTGAGGGCCATACCGACAATGCGGGAAGCCTGGAGTATAATAACACGCTGTCCCTGGAACGGGCCCAAGCCGTCAAATCCTATCTCACCGACAGAGACATTGATGAACACCGTCTATCCTGCAAGGGATCCGGATATTCCAAACCTGTTGCCTCAAACAATACCAGTAAGGGCCGGGCATTGAACCGGCGTGTTGAAATTCATCGTGTAAAATAG
- a CDS encoding BON domain-containing protein: protein MKMRIYTLALLVSIIALTVTYSSLFASETDDRIESSARQSYVFQTYLKDEDIKIHSQDGHVTLTGTASSDAYKSLARETVAGLSGVKDVDNQLAVKGEAVSGYSDAWLAAKVKSTLFFHRNVSAGNTEVSAKNGTITLVGDAKSLAQKDLTTEYVLDIDGVKHVNNEMTVQGAATWPGKKQTEEKMEEIVQVIDDASITAMVKMTLLYHRSTSAVATTVETKDGVVTLGGKARNKAEKALATKLVRDVHGVKKVTNLMTIAG, encoded by the coding sequence ATGAAAATGAGAATTTATACCTTGGCATTGCTGGTCAGCATCATCGCTTTGACCGTCACCTATTCCAGTCTGTTCGCATCCGAGACCGATGACCGCATCGAATCATCGGCAAGGCAGTCTTATGTATTCCAGACCTATCTTAAGGATGAAGATATTAAAATCCATTCCCAAGACGGCCATGTGACCCTCACAGGGACAGCATCCTCGGATGCATATAAATCATTGGCCCGGGAAACGGTTGCGGGCCTGTCCGGGGTCAAAGATGTGGACAACCAACTGGCGGTAAAGGGGGAGGCGGTTTCCGGCTATTCAGATGCCTGGCTTGCGGCCAAGGTAAAAAGCACCCTTTTTTTTCACCGGAATGTGAGCGCCGGGAATACAGAGGTATCTGCGAAAAACGGGACCATCACCCTGGTCGGAGATGCCAAAAGCCTTGCCCAAAAAGACCTGACCACCGAATACGTCTTAGATATTGACGGTGTCAAACATGTCAATAATGAGATGACGGTCCAGGGGGCGGCAACCTGGCCGGGAAAAAAACAAACGGAAGAGAAAATGGAGGAAATTGTCCAGGTCATAGATGATGCATCCATCACGGCCATGGTTAAAATGACCCTGCTGTACCATCGGTCAACCAGTGCCGTGGCTACCACGGTGGAGACAAAAGATGGTGTTGTCACCCTGGGAGGGAAAGCCCGGAACAAGGCAGAAAAAGCCCTGGCCACAAAACTGGTAAGGGATGTCCATGGAGTTAAAAAAGTCACCAATCTGATGACAATAGCCGGGTAG
- a CDS encoding DUF3185 domain-containing protein: protein MKFTTVAAIVLIGIGIMALGSGYQGITYTTREKIVDIGPVQMSADKTRTIPLPPIVGAIALVSGIGLLALGNKKT from the coding sequence ATGAAATTCACCACAGTGGCAGCCATTGTTCTTATCGGCATCGGGATCATGGCATTGGGGTCGGGGTATCAGGGGATCACCTATACAACCCGCGAAAAAATTGTTGATATCGGCCCTGTTCAAATGAGTGCGGATAAAACCCGGACCATTCCGTTACCGCCCATTGTCGGGGCAATTGCCCTTGTGAGCGGGATTGGATTGCTGGCCCTGGGGAATAAAAAAACATGA
- a CDS encoding methyltransferase produces the protein MQPVKGYRYSMDPIVLCRQVPPPRPGDRILDIGCGCGIIPVILGYCFPQSRITGIEIQKELAEIASQNAINNNLEQTVSIINHDIKTIDLESAGGPFDLILSNPPYKKSNTGRLNPDSQKAIARHEITMDIQSLAEKADTFLKHKGRLMIIFPSERLTDICKAVQPTSITPEWIRYVYTAPEKPPKRIIFSGRKNITGQHNILAPIHLSSDKMTGIY, from the coding sequence TTGCAGCCGGTAAAAGGCTACCGGTACAGCATGGACCCCATTGTGCTGTGCAGACAGGTTCCGCCTCCCCGCCCTGGTGACCGTATCCTTGATATTGGCTGTGGTTGCGGCATTATCCCTGTCATTTTAGGATATTGCTTTCCGCAATCTCGCATTACCGGCATTGAGATTCAAAAAGAACTGGCTGAAATAGCTTCCCAAAACGCCATCAATAACAACCTTGAACAAACAGTATCGATAATCAATCACGATATTAAAACCATTGATCTTGAATCCGCAGGCGGACCTTTTGACCTTATCCTGTCAAACCCGCCCTATAAAAAATCGAATACGGGAAGATTAAATCCTGATTCACAAAAAGCCATTGCACGCCACGAAATAACCATGGATATCCAGAGTCTTGCAGAAAAAGCAGACACCTTTCTCAAACACAAAGGCAGACTAATGATAATTTTTCCTTCCGAACGTCTGACGGATATCTGCAAAGCTGTACAGCCGACATCAATCACTCCCGAGTGGATCAGATATGTATACACAGCCCCGGAGAAACCACCCAAACGAATCATTTTTTCAGGCCGAAAAAATATAACCGGACAACACAACATCCTTGCCCCAATCCACCTGTCGTCCGACAAAATGACGGGAATATATTAA
- a CDS encoding DUF721 domain-containing protein, whose protein sequence is MDKKSDTKHLTHIRDILSEALSKYSPPRKTEITQIWEIWDLVLGSSISQNAKPDTFKNGQLQVIVSSSVWIQQLKFLEKEMIANLNQGLDSPLITHLRFKIGRILS, encoded by the coding sequence ATGGACAAAAAATCAGACACAAAACATCTGACTCACATCAGGGACATACTATCAGAGGCCTTGTCAAAATACAGCCCCCCCCGGAAAACCGAAATTACGCAGATATGGGAAATATGGGATCTGGTCCTGGGCTCCTCCATTTCCCAGAATGCCAAACCCGATACATTTAAAAATGGCCAATTGCAGGTAATCGTATCAAGCTCCGTATGGATACAACAGCTCAAATTTCTTGAAAAAGAGATGATTGCCAACCTGAACCAGGGACTGGACAGCCCTTTGATCACACACCTGCGGTTTAAAATTGGAAGAATACTCTCCTGA
- the hflK gene encoding FtsH protease activity modulator HflK codes for MNWDWEKLRENQKKYEQKQGGGPGMPTPPQMEDLLDKFKGFKFSGIFFVIVIVLVAVVGASTVFTIGRSEVGVIQRFGKYNRLVQPGLNFKMPAGIEKVTKVNVRQVETEEFGFKTYSGRDAYRASAESSKQEVSLMLTGDLNVAVVPWIVQYRRADPRAYLFNVKDVRSLLRHMSEATMRIVVGDRSINEVISSRAEIASAAKEMLQKEMDNAKAGISIVNIEMKKTNVPEQVQASFNEVNQAIQEKEQTIYKAREEYNKAIPLARGEAKRVVKDAEGYSIDRVNRALGDAAKFKAIYDEYVQAKDVTRKRMYLEAMLEVLPKLEDKYIIDSDQKNLLPFVNMGAKLSNQTLGKGE; via the coding sequence ATGAATTGGGATTGGGAAAAATTAAGAGAGAATCAGAAAAAATATGAACAAAAACAAGGCGGGGGGCCCGGGATGCCCACACCGCCCCAGATGGAAGATCTGTTAGATAAATTTAAGGGGTTCAAATTCTCCGGCATCTTTTTTGTGATCGTCATTGTATTGGTTGCTGTGGTGGGTGCCTCCACTGTGTTCACCATTGGACGAAGTGAGGTGGGGGTTATTCAGCGTTTTGGAAAGTATAATCGTTTAGTCCAGCCAGGTCTGAACTTCAAGATGCCCGCAGGCATAGAAAAAGTTACCAAGGTGAATGTCAGGCAGGTTGAAACCGAAGAATTTGGATTCAAAACATATAGCGGACGCGACGCCTATCGTGCATCTGCCGAGTCCTCTAAGCAGGAAGTTTCTCTAATGCTCACAGGTGACCTGAATGTAGCAGTTGTTCCCTGGATTGTTCAGTACCGCAGGGCCGATCCCCGGGCGTATCTGTTTAATGTTAAGGATGTCAGGTCTCTGTTAAGGCATATGTCCGAAGCAACCATGAGAATCGTTGTGGGAGACAGAAGTATTAATGAAGTCATTTCAAGTCGTGCAGAGATTGCAAGTGCGGCCAAGGAAATGCTTCAAAAGGAAATGGACAATGCAAAAGCAGGGATTAGTATCGTCAACATTGAAATGAAAAAAACCAATGTGCCGGAACAAGTGCAGGCATCTTTCAACGAGGTTAACCAGGCCATTCAGGAGAAGGAGCAGACCATATACAAGGCCCGGGAAGAATACAACAAGGCGATTCCCCTTGCCAGGGGGGAAGCAAAACGTGTGGTCAAGGATGCCGAAGGGTATTCCATTGACCGCGTGAATCGTGCCTTGGGTGATGCCGCCAAATTCAAGGCCATTTATGATGAGTATGTCCAGGCAAAGGATGTGACCCGAAAACGGATGTATCTTGAGGCTATGCTTGAGGTTTTACCCAAACTGGAAGATAAATATATCATTGATTCAGATCAGAAGAATCTGCTGCCGTTTGTTAACATGGGGGCTAAATTATCAAATCAGACCCTTGGGAAAGGTGAGTAA